In Vicia villosa cultivar HV-30 ecotype Madison, WI linkage group LG7, Vvil1.0, whole genome shotgun sequence, the DNA window GGGGTATGATGAGTCCCCCATTCCAGTGACATAGGTGGTATGGGGCATCCCcgtttcaagtaaacttgtacaAAATAACTGGATTTTGCAAGCCATCCAATACACATGATGCGATCATTTGGATTCCTAGGTGGTGCAATGCGGAGCGGGAAAAAGGTTTTCGAAAACCCGTAGCGCGTCAAGTCAATGCATAACTATCATATGCAcatgcaataagatgtcccaTTTCCGGGAATCTCATCCATTTTGACACTGGTGCGTGACCGTTCAACCAAGGAACAAGAGATTCGTAAACCGCTTTAAATTTATCTTTCTCTCCATATAACCACGTGTAAGAGTCTTTATGCGTCTTCAACTCTTATATAAGTTGATGACAGACAAACTTCTCATTCACCTCATCatcaagaatggtgctttcaacatatttcaataaatcatgatacttttcacacactttccgaAATTGAATGACGGCATCGACATAAAATTATTTGGTCGAAGAATTTACAATAGTattccatgcatccattatttgaTCAACAATCACACTGGGCTTCACCATTTTTCCACCTTCGGTCTCTACTTGTTTCATCCCTATCGCGGGTTTAACCTTACTTCACACATTACATgttatgtgatatcgacaaagtaatgcattagaagaaggaaatacctttgCCATCCATTCATCAATGCGGTATCGCAGTCCATAACAATCGCCTTAGGCATCTTGACTTGGTCCTTCAAAAGTGACCGACATACCTCTAATGCCCGTGtaaaattatcctctttttcacactccaaaaaagcaaaaccaacGACGTATGTCTTCTTGGTAGATGTAACACCAACCATCTCAAATAATGGAAGtttatacttgttggtcttgtatgtAGAATCGAGAATGAGCACTGTCGAGAACTTCTAGAACAACTTTATCCAatccggatgagtccaaaaaTATCTCGGACCGTAACTCTATTGTCGCAAGTTCTGTACATGGATACATAATTGTTATCACCCAACAATTTTAATAGTTGTTGCATCTCATTTCTATCTCCCCTAATAACTTTGTTATTGCAGTACTGGatgttatacacttgccttatatttgatacaTTGTCGGGTTCCTTCTgtttcaatgtggcaagtatattttttggttggacaagattcaaggTCATGTCACTAATACATGTATTCTCTTCCGGTTTGAGCCGACATACACTAAGATAACCTTGTAAATTTATGCATAATTCATGGTTATGTaaaccacaaataacactaaatttcCACTTTTTGCTAGCCAACATATAACCATgaattttaaatggacactcacATTTTCTAATACCCGTGTCGTCTGTTTTAAACTTCCATAGAGGAGTATGGCatttcccgcttctttcgcacaaTATTGTTACGAAAgtgtttcttcttttcaaaccatTATCCAATCTTCCTATTACCACACCAAAACTAAGGCTAGTTGCATTCATACGAATCCATGTGAGCCTGCTATCACGATCATCAAACTCTTGTTTGTTATTAAAGTAATCACCATCATCTACCACCTTTACGacaaccccttgaacattcagAGAAACATCGTTTGTAGAAACTAATTCTTTTGAGATATTATCGGGGTGAACCATAACtatttgaaattctggtatgacataCTCAGGATGTCACACATGATGTCAAGACATATGATCTGTTATCAGCTTAGCTAAGGCAGGACATAATGATCCCCAATTTTTTATTACCCCTAAGAAGAAAGAGTCCACGAGTACTTGGACCATGttagttcagtcaacataaccagattgtaaacttcATTGGTTCTGTAATAGGACAAGCTATTAATCCTAatcctgatgttatacacgattTTACAACATCCAAGAATGAACAGATAATAcattgcagaagataaataacacaatgagttgttaacccagttcggtctaactacctactctgggggctaccaagccaggaagaagatttcattatcagtagtactattttatgtaaacaacctctggtttacagataaacaatctctggtttacctagtcactacccaatgcaacatttatcttagaactccatctaagacatgagaacctctgctcactccctagtgatacctaactgttacaaccctgtaacaactatttaaacaatcaagaagaaaaactaacttgatcttgcttcacaacttcaatcaagaacataatactcaactcttacctacaggtttcgagtgagaacaataacttctcttacctccaggtttcgagaaggacatggcagccatcccacaacctaggTGGTCTACCTTTataaaccctaatgactacatcttttcaatacacgGTTTTCttacaaaactaggttacaaaggtttctatttataacctattcccaattggacttgggcttacaaatcgcagcactactagctgttacaaatcagcagatatctTTTGCTAAAAGgaaggtcttcaatcacaagtttcctaatttatctcctaaattagaaacagctgaatcttcaatattctgatttgattcttcaatattctgacttgattcttttgacctttaaatttgcgccacataggattacataatattccatagaatattctgtatctgttgagtattaGACTAAATCTTCATTCCAgctctgcaggcgcgatgtcatgagttgatgtcatgacattccatataacatcttgcttttgtacctgttttgttcttttatatttacaagacttatacattctattatattttgctgctattatattttagccaaacatagatgtcaatcagccaataaaaacaccaacaatctccccctttagcttatttggctaaaactatacatACATTAAAAATTATTGAACTTTACAGCGTCCACTGATGTGAAGAGATAAACTCAAGAcaaatttccttgtttgactcaatagattcaatgtctttaactaTGTCATGACATCGTGTCAGACATTGTCACCTTTTTACTACTCATGCACACAGACCAAACCTCTTCCACTAACCTTGAGAAAGCCATCCAAATGACCTCCAAAAAGGACTAATAACTTCCCCTGTCCAAGATAACTCGTGCATCTTTAAGCAAAAACTTGCACTGATGAATAGAAACATGAGACTCATCTTCATGTTTTCAAGAGCTCACTCTCTGTTCAGATAACTAGTTGAACACACTCATTGTTGCACTCTTTCACCTATTAACCACAAATGCTCTTCACACCCTCCTGGGGGATCTGACAATACAAATAAGCTCCATATATTTAGATCAGCACATCTTCCCTTGACATGAACAAACAATGTTCCTTCTGTATATGATCACTTGACACTATTCATCAGCATCAGTTGAAGACTTCACCATGATAGTAGTAATGTATTGCCAGAACATACCACTAACACCTAGATCAGAATCTTCCCATTCTCATCCACATTATGTCAAAACTgtcactttagacaataatgttgtTTTTTCAACCTTCATATACACAATCAGCTGATAAGGCCATCTCTGGTTGTCATTCTTTAGAGCACCACATCCAAACTTATGAagatgatgttccaacatccCTTGGGACATCAAACACAATACATCTGCCTGAGAAAATATACTGCTTCTTTAAAAACTTCCATGTCTTCAGCAGTATACTTTTTCATCAGCTTTCTCCCCTTAACATTACCTGAAgcacatgaggaagaaaataCAAGACACTCCCCCTCAAACTGAGAGATGACACAACTTACACACCTTCCTCTCTTAGAACATGAGAGGTGACTCAACTACTCACTCACTTAGAAtacaagaaacaatttgtgttcatgactcgaaacaagactctacTATTTATAAAACaactgtaaagaatgacctcagacttaacaatgtcttaACACTACCCTTATACCCTATGCTTGTCACAATTTGACAAACATAACCTAGAATCTAGACTTAactcatatccgaaagaagaacataagagactcaaacaagactcaaaagTATGAAACAGAAAAGACTAtagaaacctgagcaatttaaacaacatacctgaaCTTTAAAAAAtgtcttgatcaagagatgttatttgaaaaaGAACTGCATCGGGTGAATttgtgcataggttggaacatgcactaagtcagagcaagtgatacacaccatcaacaCATGTTTTAGATGATAATACTAAGAATGCTCCTTGCTGgttttcaaggataaaacatgtcttgagttatgttctgacatcttgtatgacattgttcttctggcttaaagattagtctttaagagacttttcatttgatgagaagcagaataacattgtccTTGCTGATCTCCATACTCTCTTACTCCCTCTGGgatatacaaatttaggacatcttagatgttcgtccttgaagcacccttcatttggaatttgtcaCAACTTCCAAATTCAGAATctttagtttgcttgctacacaagattcagattgccacattCTGCAACTTaaagtagaagaaactataattgtataaccataaatcaaacTTCAGCAGATAAGTCTGAACCTCATCTCTATGGTGTCTTCAACAGTAGTGATGATGTATTTTCATGTAGATCTTTTTCTTTCATCACATACTTCTTCTCTTCATACAGATATtataaatatccagctcccatcaagatatttaacagaatcagtatgctTTACCAGATACCATTGCCAAACTTCCTGAACTTGTAAGGATAACAGTGAACAATAACATTTAGTTCACACTAGACCTTGAAAACTCAACTGGAAGGGCTTCTCATCTAATAGGTACTAAGTCTTTCGTCAAAGTACTCATTAGTTACTCAGtaagatttactactcacactagttcatctTGACTGATTTCTTCTTCTCAGTCTTGCATCTAGGTTCTtcacctaataagtactaagtctctcaTCGAAGTACTTATCAGTTAGTTAGTTAGAACttactactcacactagaatATTCTGACTGATCACCTCCTTGCTTTTACTCTTGGCAATAAACACAAAAAGAACTAAAGACCTtaagatgatgttgtaacatctgatatgacatcatccttcatggttcttggttaacatctctaaTATCTAATTCATAGTACTTGGGGAGGAAAAAATAGAGTGTAATTATCAGcaacatccagacatatcaaggaatagaatagacaacatctcaataagcttttcttcagactttcattctgattttgagatgatggatgccatagtctgtacctatataggagattccctcatttaggtttctggaacagagtCAGTTATGACATGACACTGAACtagtcagattcttctgagccatatgacttccttgattctaaataacactaccctttctggataacaactaggacAGTCAACATtcgtgaccatatttcactgtggttgagacaTAGTATTCAgttccaacaactgctctatggttatgaatgaaaatccacatatctggttcctttgatcataAGAAGATACCatatataagctcatcttgatttaaacataaaggatcagaaaTGAATACCTTCATGATTTTTCTTTAGCACTGAGCGTTTTCTTCTAAACTCCCATAAATCAAGATTTGGAGTAGAAGTACATGTTAATtgtgtcctgatcaacttatacacagatgtctcctcttccagatcaagattaggttccaaaccaatgttctcacactatattattttagcaccagaacatatgttcttcaactggtagttGCATACCAGTACTAATGTCTCATCATCTAGTAGGACATTTGTTCCTCCTTATAGGAACACTCCAACCTTGAAACacttcaaggttcacacttgcagatgattatgaatatcattgatcagttgacattcatcagctctaataaaacatgtcattatgagtggacttaagagattactcaagtatctttgacaatTTTAATTATAGTTGTAAAgttctgccatacattctgttgaatataaataaccctagaatctttcttttataATAAGGGTTGCACCAgaggctatgcagcggaaaataacCATATTTCAACAGAACTTACACAATTCTTACTCCATGAAtcaattgtaagcatgacatccaggGATAGAATGTAACTCAACCCTGcaaaatgcttgcttctgcaccaagcaacagactagacctaaccaaaTTCCTGACCTGATACAACCAAATGGGCACAGAGATTACCTTATCAACATCTTCACTCcagcatgaaggttttgataccTTTCTTCTCTGTACATAGATACAGGCTGAGCagttcaattcaaattcttcactcctgCATGAAGTCTTTGGATCTTCAGCATCAATATCTCCTTTCATCAAGAAGTCACAACAGCtctggtcaggttggtctaatccttcacacataggtccatcctccacttcatgggaccatacaatatgaacactctttgttcaaacaatcttctaccttcaggataaccagaaagtatccccaatggatctcatccagaaacagacaggatgcctgctctgataccaattgaaattctggtatgaaaGACTCAGGGTGtcactcacgatgtcaagacatctgatctgttatcagCTTAGCTAAGGCAGGACAGAATGATCCCCAACTTTTTATTATCCCTAAGAAGAAGGAGTCCATGCGTATTGGGGCCATGttagttcagtcaacataaccagattgtaaacttcATTGGTTCTGTAATAGGACAAGCTATTAATCCTGATCCTGATGTTATACATGATGTTACAATATCCAAGAATGAACAGATAATACATTGCAGAAGATAAAAAACACAatgagttgttaacccagttcggtctaactacctactctgggggcttccaagccaggaagaagatttcactatcagtagtactattttatgtaaacaacctcttgtttacaaataaacaacctctggttcacctagtcactacccaatgaaacctttatcttagaactccatctaagacaagagaatctttgctcactccctagtgatacctaactgttacaaccttgtaacagctatttaaacaattaacaagaaaaactaacttgatcttgcttcacagcttcaatcaagaacataatactcaactcttacctacaggtttcgagtgagaaaaataacttctcttacctataggtttcgagaaggacatggcagccatcccacaacctggatTGTCTACctttacaaaccctaatgactacatcttttcaatacacgATTTCttacaaaactaggttacaaaggtttctatttataacctattcccaattggacttgggcttacaaatcgcagcactactagctgttacaaattagtagatatcttctgctaaaagaaaggtcttcaatcacaagtttcctaatttatcttctaaattagaaactgctgaatcttcaatattctgatttgattcttcaatattctgacttgattcttttgacctttaaatttgcgccacataggattacatgatattccatagaatattctgtatctgttgagtatcagactgaatcttcattccagctctgcaggcgcgatgtcatgagttgatgtcatgaaattccatataacatcttgcttttgtacctgttttgttcttttatatttataaGACTCATAcattctattatattttgttgCTATTAtatttagccaaacatagatgccaatcaaccaataaaaacatcaacactatttgtaaacaataacaaaaaaacaaaaaattacaaaACTACTGTAAAAACATATCACATGCATGTTTCGTAGATGTACATACTATATGTGTTCATATTCAACACGTTACAGAGTTGTACCTATGGAAGCAATGCTacatttttttacataaaattaaTGATTAATGTGAGCAATGTAATGGACAAAGTTGCAACTTTACCTGAAATTCAgtcttctcttgctccctttgatttaTTGCACCAAATAGTTGAAGTTTTAGAGcgaaaaatgatattgatgataTATGATTTTTTAGGTTACTGAAGGTGAGTGTTGAGGAAGAAAAGCAACAGTGgggagtgatcatgctggttcaaaGTATATCAGAATGTTCCGGAGATGTACCTATGAAACATTATGGTGGTAATGCGTTCCGTAGGTATAGCTACGGAAAAAATCCTGAactaaattattttgaaatttttaccAATGTTTACTAGTTTAAATACTTCCGTTTCGGAGATGCAGCTCCAGAAAATAtcaaattttgaccaaaaaattTGTATTTCCTAATACGTATCTCTGAATCAAGGAGCATAAATGAAATTTCACTAGGTACGTAAGAGTATCAAGGGGTGGATTGAAATATCCTCGTAATTTCTTAAAGTTAAATACTAATAGCAATTGTTCTTTATAAATCATTGTAAAATAATGAATATGATTAATATTATGATAATTGATGACACAATTGAATATAATGACATATTGACTGTCCTAATTGAAGagatcaatgttttaaaaactggaccggaccggccggtcggacggATTGAACTGGGAACCAGACcagtaaccggtctggttcaatagcgtGACCGGGAATATCGTTAAACCGGTGAAAAACGAAAAAAACCGGGTTGGACCGGGGAAAACTGTTGGTTTCTCGAAACTGGCGGTCTAATGTCTCTATTTTTTTTACTCAAAACGACGTTGTTTTGAGTTTtagatattaaaaaataaattaaaattttgattttgagtttTCCATTCCAATCCAAATACGCAGAAGAAGGAAGAGCTGAAGAAAGAAATAGATAGAAACTCAACCTAGCTGCTGAACGACAAAAAATTCTCCCACCACTTTGCCGCCGGTTTGCTTCCCGCCGCACCACCGTCACACCTCTCAGGTAAGTGTTCAATACTCCCTCTGTTTCCATTCATCAGTGATATGTATTGAAGATTAGGTTAGTTTAATTTTTAGGGTTAGTTTAATTTTTAGGGTGATTATTAGTTTCTATTCATCTCTGTTTCCATTCATCTCTAAATTTTAGGGTGATAAGTATCAAAACATATGGCTATGATGGAGAGAATTGGTAATATTCAATTGCAACATATATTGTAATGAGATTTTGATCTATGTTGATGTATGGTTttctatttgaatttaaaatctaCATCATAAAAGAGGTTTAATTTTGGGACAGAGATTATCAATGGTCCAATGTAGCTAAATACATTTAAACTCATTGAAATCTATATCATAATTTATACTTGTAGTTTAGTTCAGTATCATGACTTTTTTCCAtgacaattttatttatttagtatatGCTACTCTTTTTAAAATGCCAAAAGGTTTGCTTGAAACATTCTTATTGAATTCTATTGATGGCTGTTAgttgtagttttttattttgttgtgatttttttccATTATTTACATCCATGGTTGTGCACTTAAATACAATATGATAACAGAGGTTTTACTTAGAAAGAGAGGTTATTGAGAGTGTAGGTTTTGGATATGGTGGGTTCCTATTGTTAAGGACTTTCTAATGTTAGTACTTTTCAGCTTCTAGATTAATACCTTGTTTAACAAGTGTTGCATCCACTTGTGTCTTAATCTCATATTTTCACTCTAATTTTCTTCAACCATACTTAATCATAGTGTTTGGTCATTAATATATGTATCAGATATGTgctaataataagaataaatatGATTTGAGTTTTGTGCATGAGACGTGATACAAATTTTGCTTGCCATAATGATTAATACTTAGCTTTCTCTAAGTTATATAGCAATCAGAGTTTGTTAGGAATATGTGACATTTACTCCTTGAAAGTTGGGTTATTCAAATCAAGTTCTTTACACTTAGACTTATAGATAACAAACATTATGTAATCAAGTGCTTTGATTGAAAATGgacaaaaattgaaaaataatgatTTTACAACTAAGTGGAACCAAAGCTTATGTTTCTTATAATATCTATTATTAAATTTGGTAATTTGAATTTGGAATTTGTGAGACCAAAGTGTATTTGAATTTGACAATTTTGAACAGTTTTATTTTTACAGGAAAATGGCATCTTCTGAAACACCATCATCACAACCACCATCACAAGAAGCCTCTTCAACTCAAAGTTTAGTTCAAACTAATGTTAGAGGAAAGACTGATATAGCTTGGGCACATTGTACTAAAAGTCCGGATGGAAAATATCTTGTTTGTATATACTGTCACAAAGCTTTTGGTGGAGGTGGATTTCACAGGGTAAAACAACACTTGGCTGGAATAGTAGGAAATGTTGAAATTTGTAAGTCAGTGCCTGCAGAAGTTCGTTTTCAGATGAAACAACATTTCAATGAGCGGAGCAAGAAAAGAAAAACTTCAGATGTGGCTGAAAGCGAGTCATTTACTGCGGATGAGGGTGAATTGCAAGTTCAAACGAACCCACAAGTTGGTGCATCTAAAAAAATGACGCTCGCGATTGATACTTATTTTTTACCCAGAACAACTCCGGGAGCTTAGCTTACTTTAAAAAGTGTGATGCAAAGTAACGAAGTGGTAGAAAAGTGTGATCTTGCTATTGCCAAATGGTTTATTGATGCATCTATTCCTTTCAATACTGCAAATTTGCCGTATTTTCAACCTGCAGTTGATGCTCTTTGTTGCATGGGTGTTGGATATAAAGTTCCTACTATGCATGCTCTATGTGGTAATTTGTTAAATAAGTGGGTTGATGACGTGAAGATACAGATAGAGCAATATCGTTCTATTTGGAAGGATACAGGTTGTACTCTTATGGCAGATGGGTGGACTAATCG includes these proteins:
- the LOC131619198 gene encoding uncharacterized protein LOC131619198, which gives rise to MVHPDNISKELVSTNDVSLNVQGVVVKVVDDGDYFNNKQEFDDRDSRLTWIRMNATSLSFGVVIGRLDNGLKRRNTFVTILCERSGKCHTPLWKFKTDDTGIRKCECPFKIHGYMLASKKWKFSVICGLHNHELCINLQGYLSVCRLKPEENTCISDMTLNLVQPKNILATLKQKEPDNVSNIRQVYNIQYCNNKVIRGDRNEMQQLLKLLGDNNYVSMYRTCDNRVTVRDIFGLIRIG